The window AGGAGTTGGCGATTGCGGGAGAGACAGGGGTGAATGAGACGATGGTGAACGATAGGACCGCCGAGGAGCCGATTTCTGTCGGAGCTCGTGATGGTAAGTCCAGATGATTTGTCTGTACGATATGCCGTATATCATGGAGTACCCGTGTGTAAATACGTTGTGCGTGGGCGGTGTTCCAAGAGTTCTAGAATCCTTCTTTCACGCGTGTACTGAAGGTTATTGTGTCCGTTGCAGAAATCGATTCATCACAGGCGTCGACCTTAGTCTTGTCACGTCCAGGTCCGTCAGGAGTGTTGGAAATTCAAGGTATAtaggaaaagtttgaaaacaaaaaatgcagACTAGGTATTTTGATATGAACTCACGAGCAATTTCTTCTCTGGTGGGGGCGGGTAATTAGATCCGGTCGATGCTCATGAGCCGGCGGTagcagaaaaagaagaaggagacaATTATTCCATATCCCCAATGGATGAGGCGATAATATTCTCGTGGCCGCAGACACCCGAGAGTGGAATATTCACTCAGATGAGTTATACTTAGCCGGCGATGGACGAGGATATTTTTTAGGGGAGCTAATCACGCGGGTACTCTAGGGTGTGCGTTTCTAGTAAAACCGCGAAATTCAACTATACTTGCGGATTGACGACGCTTTACCATGGGGGTTTagtcttatttttgttttatatgtaCAACAGGGGGTCTTATGCAAACTGTTGGTCCGTTTCGCGTGAACGAAGGCGCCAGTACCTCGGGCATACAGATCGGCGGGGGTAGGGCCCGGAGGGCTCCGAATTACGATTCTGACGTGACATTAGAGTCAGACGATGACGAGACACAGACAGCTTCCGACGTGGCGTTTGAATTCGACGACGATGCTGACGACGACGAGACAGAGGGTGCATACTCTGGAAACATGGGGAGAGAATCGGGGCTGGAGAGTGAAGCCGCGAGCGAGAAGGAGTCAAGTCAGGCACCCGATGACGGGGCTGATTCACTGGGTAACCGTTTCACGGTTATCGGTGAATCAACGAAATTCATTCGTAAATTCGCGGTCACAGGGCGTGAGTTGCGAATGAAGATCGCGGCCCCTGAATCGGGTGTTAATCTAGTGGAGTGGCTGGAGGACGCGTTCAGAGACCTGCATGCTTATGCCGTAGCAACGTGTCGGAGTAGCGACTACATAGGTTTCACGTTTAGCGCGGAGAGTTTTAATCATGGTCCTGCGTGGTTATCGTTCCGGCCGGTGAGGGATTCGCGGTACAGTGACCTCTGGAAGTTAGTTTTCAGCGTAGCCCAGAGCGCATCAGAGTTTGGCGTCGACAGCGTCTTCACCGTGACGGTACACAGTGTTGGAGTACCGGAGGGTCGCGGAAAGCCGAAGCCGATCACGCACGCGGGGGTACTCAAAAAATCTGTCGTGCAGATTGTCAACAGTGACGGGTTGTGTTTACCTCGTACCCTCGTTGTAGCCAAGGCTCACGCCGAAAGAGGCCCGAACCGCAGTGGCGCTCTGCACGAGCATTACGAGATGGTGAGATTCGCTAGGTCCAGTTTCCAGCGTGCAGAAGCGCGTAATCTTGTTGCGAACGCCGGTGTCGAGATTCCGCCAACGGGGTGCACAGTGCATGAAATCGCACAGTACCAGAACTATCTGGCACGCGAGGGATTCCTCATCACAGTGTACGAGTTGGGGAGGCTAGGTACCGGCGAAGCGGCATTTTACGACGGTACTGCCGTGGTGAGAGCAAACGGAACAGGCGATGTCAGGCACCGATTGAATCTGCTGTATTATCCCGAAGAACAGCATTATTGCccaattgtaaatttaaccGCGGCGGCAGCAGGGGCCTTTTTCTGTCAACCCTGCAATAGGAAATTTAACAACGGGTACGAACACCGATGTTCCGTAAAGTGCCCACAGTGCCTCGCATCGCCACCGTGCAACAGCCAGTCTCGCGAAATCGAGTGTCCCGATTGTAGACGCGTGTTTCGCGGTAACGGTTGTCTGGAGTATCACCGCAGGATCGGCTCCTTCAGTCCGCGTCGTTCCGTTTGTGCAACGCTGCGTATATGCCGGAATTGCGAGCGATTCGTAAATCTTTCGCGGAGGGCACACATTTGTGAAACTCGTTTTTGCGTCACTTGCCGCTGCAACAGACCGTACAATCACTACTGCTTCATGACGCCGCTGAAAGACGCGACAAGACCGAAACGTtacatcttcattttttatgatttcgaAACGCAGCAATGCGAGACGGTAGACGGTGACGCGACGACAAACATACATGTGCCGAACTTGTGCGTAGCGCAACAAGTGTGTACGCAATGTATCCACGATCCCGATATATCAAACGGCTGTTCCGCTTGCGGGCTCGTGCGTGAGTTTGTTTTCAGGAGGGAACCGGTGAAGGAGTTGGTAGACTTTGCTACTCGGCCCGTTCAGGACTTTGCCCGCATCGTATGCATTGCGCACAATGCAAAAGGTTTTGACGCGCAATTCATACTGCGGCATATGGTTGAGCGGGATGGAAACCCGCCGCAGGTCATCCTAAGCGGCAGTAAGATCATTATGCTCGAAACGGGTCACACCCGATTTCTGGATTCCTTAGCATATATGCCTATGGCATTATCGGCGCTACCGAAGGCTTTTGGACTACCGACTACTTCCGTGAAAGGTGTATTTCCCCACCTTTTCAATACCCCTGAAAACGTGGGTTACGTGGGACCGCTCCCCGCAGCGAAGTTTTACTCTCCGGATACCATGAGTAGCGATGCGCGAGCAGAGTTTTACTCATGGTACAACGAGGCTGTAGCGAACGACCATCTGTTCGACTTTGACGCGGAATTGTTGTCGTACTGTCGGTCGGACGTGGATATTCTGCGACGTGCGTGCGTAGCATTCAGGGACATATTTCTGGAGTGCGGCAGAGTGTGTCCCTTTACCGAGAGCACGACAATTGCCTCGGCTTGTTCGGTGCTATTccgtaaaacttttttaaaactgGAGCGAATAGGTATCCTGCCACCGGGCGGTTATCGTCTTGCCGATGCCCAGTCTCGTAAGGCTCTGGAGTGGTTGGTCGTGAAAGAGCGCGAGCTGGGTATTGACATCAGGCATGCCGGAAACGGACGTGAGTTTCGGATTCCGGAGACGGGTCGCAAGGTGGACGGATACCATGTCGCGGGCGACGGTACGCGACACGTCTACGAGTTTCACGGTTGTTTCTGGCACGGCTGTCGTAAATGTTTACGAATCAACCGCGATAGGCGTAGCGTCAACGGCGAGACGTTGGATAGGCGTTACGAGGAAACTCGTGCAGAGATCAACCGTATGCGCGAATTGGGTTACCGCGTGACGGAACAGTGGGAATGCGAGTTTGATCGAAGCTTgagggagaaggaggagaTGAGGGAGTACGAGGCAACACACCCGCTGATCGCTGGCACTGCCACGAGCGAAGCACTCAATCCGCGTGATGCGTTCTACGGCGGTCGAACGGGGAACGCTTCCCGATACTACGAGGTGAAGACAGATGCAACGGGCAACGCGTACGAGGAAATACGATACGTCGATGTTTGCTCGTTGTATCCGTTCATCTGTAAGAATGGAAGGTTCCCTGTTGGCCACCCGACGGTCTACGTTGGAGAGGAGTGTAAGCTCTTGACAGGGTCGAGCGGTTGCGACATTACGCGAGTTGAGGGGCTCATCAAGTGCCGAGTTTTACCGCCTCGCAATCTTTATCACCCTGTTTTGCCGGTGCGCATGCATGACATACTCATGTTTGCCTTGTGCCGCTCATGTTGTCAGAGTTTGAACCAGGACGAGTGTAGACATGATGACGAGGCTGCGCGAGAATTCGAGGGCACGTGGGTGTcgatcgaattgaaaaaagccGTGGAAATGGGATACAAGATCAGGAGCATAAGCGAGATCTGGTCGTATACGGTGACATCGTTTGACCCGACTACTCGTCAAGGTGGGCATTTCGCCGGCTATATCGACACCTTCCTCAAGATTAAGCAAGAGGCAAGCGGCTGGCCTGCTGAATGCGAGGACGAGTCGGCTCGAATGCGCTACCTTGATGAGTATGAGCGGGTCGAGGGTATACGGCTAGATCGCGACCGTATTGCTAAGAATCCCGGCATGCGATCAGTTTCCAAATTATGCTTAAATTCGTTTTGGGGCAAGTTCGGGCAACGCGAGAACCTGGTAAAAACAGAGGTCATAAAGACGCGTCAGCAGCTGCTCGAGCTTTTGACCAACCCTGAAGTCGAGGTGTCCGGTTTGCTGCCCGTGAACGACGAAGTGTTGTACGTGCGTTGGTCGCAGGCGCAACACAGCGTTGAACCGTCAGCGCTGGCAAACGTCGTGATTGCCTCGTACACCACTGCCCAGGCTCGGCTGAAGCTCTTCTCGTTCCTTGAGAAGCTCGATCGGCGCGTGCTCTATTACGACACCGATTCAGTAATTTATACCCGAAACCTCCGAAGGCCAAACGAGTATGAACCTCCCACGGGTAACTTTCTTGGCGACCTGACGGACGAGTTGGCGTCTTACGGCCGTGGGAGTTTTATACGCGCTTTCGTCTCGGGAGGGCCAAAATTCTATGCTTTCATCATTAAACGTCCGAATGGTGAAGAGGTGGAAATTTGCAAGGTGAAAGGCATATCACTGAATCACGCAACGAGCTCGAAAATCAACTTCGAGGCCATCCAGCGGATGGTGGTAGAAGCCGCTGCACCCATTCCCTTGGAGTATCGCGCCATTCGCCGAACGGAACTGCACGCAGTCGTGACGCGCTCCGAGCACAAAACGTGTAAACCGGTGTACGTGAAAAGGCATTGTTGCGTCACGAGTTTCGATACGCTGCCCTACGGTTATCGCACTGGATGATGACGAAGATCCCCCCAGACTCCGAGCAGTTGCACACCACAGCTTCCGTCTTCTCACCCTGCGGTAGTACAGACACCCGGACGGCAAGCCACGCGCGCGTTTGAGCgacagatagatagacagacaAACAAATAGACGGACGGACAGACAGAGGACACCGAAGGGATTCTTACCCCAACCGCCTGTTATTCCAACCGGCGAGACGCCAGGCCAACCCATCAGATACTCTCTCGTATGTGTCCCGCCAAACTGTATAAAGGTTAGTACCACGCTTAAACCCTAcgcatgaaaaattgagaaaaaatctcgCATTGCTCGTAAAAATTCATCTCGTAAACCGCGGCGGGGCGCGCTGTTTTCAAGCTGATATCACTGCGCGCACGCGTACGAATAAGCTCATGGCGTACGCGCCTCACGCACAATCAGCTCGACCGCGACCGCGCCGATGAGCTCGTACCTGCGCGGTTACGCTTCCGCGTGCGCTTGAATAAGCTCATGGTCAGCGCACGAAGGGAGTGCCGcctccgccgccgccgccgcgaGCAAGCTAGCGTAGTAAAAGAACGtgttttcaattgtttcaatttttatagatCCCGCATTATCCAtgaattcttcttcttcttctttttcttgttcgATGACGGACACACGTTGGAAACATCCGTTTTCGGCCATTGTAGCCGGGCCATCAGGGTGCGGTGAATCAAATTTCGTCAAGAACTTTCTGCGTCATGGAACGTCAATGTGCGACACAAGATTTAGTCGTGTGATATGGTACTTTGACGAATGGCAGCCGTTGTACGACGGGGACAAGAGTATAGAGTACCGCGAGGGGTTACCGCAACACGCCGATTACGAGGGTGACAAAAAACCGAAACTTTTGGTAATCGACGATCTGATGCGAGAGGCTTCAAACAATGTCGTCGTTGATCTTTTTACCAAGGTCTGTCATCACAAGAACCTCAGCGTTTTCTACATAACACAAAATCTCTTTCACAAGGGCAACGGTCAACGAGATATTTCCCTCAACGCAAACTACATAGTCTTCTTCAAAAATCCACGGGATCGTGCCCAAATTCAACATCTTGCCAGACAGGTGTATTCCGAAGATCCGAGGTTTCTTCAAGAGGCCTATCACGACGCTACCGCAGCGCCACACGGATATCTGCTTTTCGACCTGAAGCAATCCACTCCGGAGAATTGCCGTTTCCGATCAAACATCTTCCCTTCGGACGATAATCACTATGTCTACGTTCCGCGAAAGGATATAAAGGTCACCAATGCGCACCGGGTTCCAGTCGTTCAGCTGTGATGCCTCGAATACGCCGTACCGCGTCCGGTCGCAGAGCTCGTGCCGATTTCACCAAAGCAAACGCAGTAGCGCTGCACGCTCTGCAGAAATTGAACCCGACGCAGAGATCGGCATTGCTACGCACGGCCGACAATTCGCTGGTAAAGACCATTTGTGAGTGTGCATTGAACACCTTGGAGGGTAACCTAGCACTGTCcagaattcagaaaaatcgtCTGGCACGTCATAAACAGACATTACGGCGGTTGGCCAGCAACCGGGGTACCTGGAAGTCCAAAAAACGTTTTCTTGTTCAACGTGGGAACGGATTTCTCACCCTCTTGCTCGCTCTGTTACTCGGGACTTTAGCTTCCAGCCTCTTCTCCAAGTAACAAAATGGAACGTACAAAGAAGATGGTTTTAATTCCTATGGAGAGTATGGAGAGATTTCAACAACGCGTCAGCGAGGGTATAGCCACTACGCTTTCACCTGGAAATACAACTACCACACACACCGATCCCGTTTCAAGACTCGACAACGAGATGAAGGACATCTTGAACAAACCGTCGAAAGACGACGCAGAAAAATGGGAACTCTATCAGCAGGTACTTCAacgatatttgttttttgcaaACGACGCACGCAAACCCATGAAATTAGACGTTCTCGAGGAAAAGGAGacggaggaagaggaggaggaggaagaagaagacagAAACACAGCCGAAGAATCAATGATATCTCCCACCGTAGCTGCGAGTCCTGGCTACGTTCAAGCGCGCGCAAAGAAAGTCGCGTCAGCGGTACCAAAGAAGTATCGTGCAAAGGCCGAAATGCTGATGCGCGAACTCGGCAGCGTACCGGAACGATTTTCTTGGGATGCCGCAGGAACCGTCTCGTTAGACGGCGTTACAGTTCCCGGCGCAAACATCGTCGACCTGGTCAATCACGCCATGCGATCTAGGAAGACTTTTACTCCTACAGGGGCTGGTCAGTTTGCACGGTTTCTTCAGACGATCAACGTACCCCGAGAATACGTGGGGAACGATACGCTTTGGAAAGACATACGCACATTCGACGCTCTGGGTCTACCGACGGTAACATCGCAACAACTATCTACACTCACCAGTAGTTCCCCGACGAAGCGACGAAGTTCCGCAAACGTTACACCCGTAACCAGCCGTTCTCACGACACAGGATACGCTCTACGCAAACGCACCACCGGAGCAAAATCCGGTTGGAAAACGCTTCGGCTGAAGAAAAATGACGACTCTTCTTGAAGAAACGTATTACAATCCCTCGCATACTGCCGGTTACGCGGGAGCACGAATTCTGGAAGATGTTGCACGCGAAAACAACTCTCGCGATTCGGTGAGAAAATGGCTGGCAGCTCAGGATGCCTACACCTTACACAAGCCCGTGCACAGGAAATTTCCGAGAGCAAGGTACAACGTTTCCAACATAGACGACGTATGGGAAGCTGACCTGGCTGACCTGAGTTCCATGAAGAGCCGCAACAACGGTTTTCGCTATCTCCTGGTGGTCATCGATGTATTAAGCAAGTACGCATGGGTGGTCCCGCTGAAACGAAAGACAGCCGCAACCGTTGCTGAAGGTTTCGAGCAAGTGTTACACACTACGCCGCGCAGACCCGACCTACTGCAAACGGACAAGGGTAAAGAATTTGTCGGGAGTGCTTTTCAGAAGATACTTCGCGACAATGAAATACGATATCGTGTTACTCGTAATCCCGATGTGAAAGCAGCTATCGTGGAGCGATTCAATCGTACACTCAAAGAACGCCTGTGGCGTTACTTCACGCATAAAAAGACGCAACGCTACGTCGATGTTTTGCCACAAATCGTGCAAGCCTACAACAATACAGTTCACTCGAGCATCGGCATGGCGCCGTCGGAAGTGACGCTTCGCAATGCTGCTACAGCACGTGCCCACATGGAAAAGCGTTATCCTCCGCGTCCAAATGGCAAACCGAGATTCCATAAGAATGATTTTGTACGAATTAGTAAAACCAAGGGAACATTTGAAAAAGGCTACGCGGCAAACTGGAGCGAAGAATTATTCAAGATCCGACGAGTGCTTGCACGTTCACCGATAGTGTACGTCTTGGAGGATCTCAACGGCGAATTAATCGACGGCTTGTTCTACGACCCTGAACTTCAGCGTGTGGAGGGGGAAACACGGGGATGATAAAATAGCGTGTTATTGCAGTATGTCTCGCAGTCGTTGAGTGTTCACCGTTCGACTCGTGCATCAAAGAAAATGTCCCGGGATCAGTTTTACCTGACTTTACCGAGCAACAGCTCGATGCAGTTTTTTCCGGAGAATCGGACGTGCTGTTACATTACCCAGTTACCGCTTTAGATTCAACTAACGGGCGACTGGGAAGTCGGGCTGGCCGAAATTCATTATCCACTCACGTTTGAACACCCTCGGGGGTATGCGccagtgaaaaatgaaacgatacCCTGTGTCACGCATTACAATACTCCTGGGGAAGGTGCAGTTGAGGTATCAGATTGCAAGCTATCCGAAACCAACAAATCATCAAGGATCCCCGGCTGCCAGATGTTTATTTATTGCGATCTGGTGGAGCCACGTATCGTTGGAGATGTTTACGCCCCGCTGTTACGAGTCATTCAAACATGCGGCAAAGACAATATCTCACAAGGCGAATCAGAGATGAAAACACTATCACCACTGTACTACGTACCACTGATGCTCACGAACTTTCAAACCATCGAGATCGATATAAGAGATCAATTCGGTAGTCCAGCACCATTCACGAGCGGGACACTGACGGTAACGCTGCATTTTAGACGCGTTCAGTAATTGACTGGAATCACAGGAGTCGCTCAGcaaaagagagagggaaaacATACTAGGTACGACATGGCTCATTATATACAACATTACGAAAATCAGCTCGGCGGTGGAGGCATTGAGACGGTTTACCGAGGAGCACCGCATCAACGTGGGCACGGAATCGGCAGCTTCTTGGGAGGCCTTTTTCGTCGAATACTACCTCTGCTGTCCAGTGGTGCTCGCGCGGTCGGAAGAGAAGCACTGCGTGCAGGGATGAACGTCATGACAGACGTAAGAAACGACACTCCGTTCAAACAGTCAGTCAAGAGTCGATTCATAGAATCAGGACACAAATTGAAAAGAGctgctgaagaaaaaattgataaactcATGAAGGGTAGCGGTTATAAAAGCCGAGCCGGCGGATTAGCGCGTCAGTCAAACATTGCCCGCGTCAACAGACTTGTCGGCGCGCACCCAGCAGCTGGTACTACGAGAAAAATTAGACGAAggtcgaaaaagaaaacatcggCCAAGTTACCCAAGCGTTCCGGAACCGTCAAGAAAACTAAGCGGAAAAAGTGTTGTAAAAAACGGGACCTTACAGACATATTCGGACCCCGGTAAGCCCACGCGCCGCTCGTCTTCAATCTAAACATCAACAATGGCCTTCCTGCACGCGCACTCGGGTGAGTGTATGAAGTCGGAACTGGATTTGTTTTCTCTACCATCAACGCAGACGTCTATTGAGGCTGGTCAATGGGTACACTACAAGCCCGTATCATCTCTAACCGACGATTCCCCGATTGAATTTGTTGTACCTGGAAACGGTGATGAGTACATCGATTTGGCACACACTATGCTTAGCGTACGAGTGAAGCTACAACCGTCTGCTCCTACCCCACCGGCAGGCGAAGGCAACGCGGCTACTCCGCATGCCACTCCGGTAAACAATCAGCTTCACTCGATGTTCAATCAAGTCGATATATTCTTCAATCAAAAACTAGTCTCACCAGCCAACAACTCTTACGCCTATCGAGCATATATAGAGACTCTACTGAATTACGCACCCCCCGCCAAAAAATCCCATCTTTCTTTGGCTCTATGGTACGACAGCGAGGATGGAGTATCGGATGTATACGACGCCGACGCCGTCGGTGCTGACCGAGGTTTCATCGAACGCAAACGGATCATGAGCAATGCACGTACCGTTGATCTGATTGGACATCTGCACTGTGACGTATTTGATcaagacaaatttttaatcaacggTGTGGAACTGCGTCTTCGACTTGTGAGATCAAGAGACAGTTTTTGCATCATGGAAGCCGAAAATCGCCACAAGCTGCACATACTGGAAACTTCGCTGCTCGTTCGCCGAATGAAGATCAGCCCTGGAATCTTGCTGGCGCACGCACGGACGCTAGCCAAAGGTACGGCAAAATATCCCGTAACCAGAGTCGAGGTGAAGTCTTTCACCATACACGCAGGAGTACAGGCAGAAACACTGCACAATGTCATACTCGGACAACTACCGAAACGAGTGATAATCGGTTATGTCAGCAATAAAGCCTTCAACGGCGACAGACAGCGCAAtccgtttaattttcaaaactactCTTTGAATTTCCTGTCGTTGTACGTCGACGGGGTGCAAGTCCTATCGAAGCCGCTACAGATGAGTTTTGCCAAAGACGAACTCTACGTGGACGCTTATCACACCCTCTTCTCCGGTACGGGGATTCATTTTCTGAACGAAGGAAACGGTATCGGCCGACAGCAGTTCGCTTAAGGAAATTGTCTATTGGCTTTTGACCTAACCCCCGATCTCTCAGCCAACTGTACATCGCACTGGTCGCTCATCAAACATGGAACTCTCAGGGTCGAAGTGCGGTTCGACGATGCTCTCAAAGAAACTGTGAATTGCCTAGTGTACGCTGAATTTGATAATCTTATTGAAGTTGATGCTGCACGTCAGGTCATTACAGATTTTTCGGGCTAAGAAAGACAGGGAGATCACGCCCCTCCTATCACGACCGCTTCTATGACATACCAGGTGGTGATTTCCGTTAGAGAGAACACTGTGACTACACCACGCCAACGTCTTCAAGGGGAGCAACAGACCGGCTGTAGACACccgataaacaaaaattgaggCGGGGATTGTAACACAAGGCTGTATATAAACACCCGTAACTACGGTGCCGAGCCAGTCAGCATTCAAACTACGTCACTGCAGGTTCGCTCTTCCAGCTCTCTATTCATTCGACTACATTCTTTCAAGTTCAAGTATGGATTACGTGATAGATATTCAAGGATTTCGAAATATCTATGGTAAATTTATACCGAAAGAGGTGGCAGTCGTCAC is drawn from Neodiprion fabricii isolate iyNeoFabr1 chromosome 3, iyNeoFabr1.1, whole genome shotgun sequence and contains these coding sequences:
- the LOC124178261 gene encoding uncharacterized protein LOC124178261 codes for the protein MSHAELLRHLRELLAVCGARALAHLHSTGALRGYECLSVAASVIRQRGATRFAVVRALMAEYNERNEFRAMLEDSAENEAALCDIVVDVADETIASQGVALGRPTEEPVSTARDEFIMDTSENEAALLEGCVACEELAIAGETGVNETMVNDRTAEEPISVGARDGGLMQTVGPFRVNEGASTSGIQIGGGRARRAPNYDSDVTLESDDDETQTASDVAFEFDDDADDDETEGAYSGNMGRESGLESEAASEKESSQAPDDGADSLGNRFTVIGESTKFIRKFAVTGRELRMKIAAPESGVNLVEWLEDAFRDLHAYAVATCRSSDYIGFTFSAESFNHGPAWLSFRPVRDSRYSDLWKLVFSVAQSASEFGVDSVFTVTVHSVGVPEGRGKPKPITHAGVLKKSVVQIVNSDGLCLPRTLVVAKAHAERGPNRSGALHEHYEMVRFARSSFQRAEARNLVANAGVEIPPTGCTVHEIAQYQNYLAREGFLITVYELGRLGTGEAAFYDGTAVVRANGTGDVRHRLNLLYYPEEQHYCPIVNLTAAAAGAFFCQPCNRKFNNGYEHRCSVKCPQCLASPPCNSQSREIECPDCRRVFRGNGCLEYHRRIGSFSPRRSVCATLRICRNCERFVNLSRRAHICETRFCVTCRCNRPYNHYCFMTPLKDATRPKRYIFIFYDFETQQCETVDGDATTNIHVPNLCVAQQVCTQCIHDPDISNGCSACGLVREFVFRREPVKELVDFATRPVQDFARIVCIAHNAKGFDAQFILRHMVERDGNPPQVILSGSKIIMLETGHTRFLDSLAYMPMALSALPKAFGLPTTSVKGVFPHLFNTPENVGYVGPLPAAKFYSPDTMSSDARAEFYSWYNEAVANDHLFDFDAELLSYCRSDVDILRRACVAFRDIFLECGRVCPFTESTTIASACSVLFRKTFLKLERIGILPPGGYRLADAQSRKALEWLVVKERELGIDIRHAGNGREFRIPETGRKVDGYHVAGDGTRHVYEFHGCFWHGCRKCLRINRDRRSVNGETLDRRYEETRAEINRMRELGYRVTEQWECEFDRSLREKEEMREYEATHPLIAGTATSEALNPRDAFYGGRTGNASRYYEVKTDATGNAYEEIRYVDVCSLYPFICKNGRFPVGHPTVYVGEECKLLTGSSGCDITRVEGLIKCRVLPPRNLYHPVLPVRMHDILMFALCRSCCQSLNQDECRHDDEAAREFEGTWVSIELKKAVEMGYKIRSISEIWSYTVTSFDPTTRQGGHFAGYIDTFLKIKQEASGWPAECEDESARMRYLDEYERVEGIRLDRDRIAKNPGMRSVSKLCLNSFWGKFGQRENLVKTEVIKTRQQLLELLTNPEVEVSGLLPVNDEVLYVRWSQAQHSVEPSALANVVIASYTTAQARLKLFSFLEKLDRRVLYYDTDSVIYTRNLRRPNEYEPPTGNFLGDLTDELASYGRGSFIRAFVSGGPKFYAFIIKRPNGEEVEICKVKGISLNHATSSKINFEAIQRMVVEAAAPIPLEYRAIRRTELHAVVTRSEHKTCKPVYVKRHCCVTSFDTLPYGYRTG
- the LOC124178262 gene encoding uncharacterized protein F54H12.2-like; this encodes MAFLHAHSGECMKSELDLFSLPSTQTSIEAGQWVHYKPVSSLTDDSPIEFVVPGNGDEYIDLAHTMLSVRVKLQPSAPTPPAGEGNAATPHATPVNNQLHSMFNQVDIFFNQKLVSPANNSYAYRAYIETLLNYAPPAKKSHLSLALWYDSEDGVSDVYDADAVGADRGFIERKRIMSNARTVDLIGHLHCDVFDQDKFLINGVELRLRLVRSRDSFCIMEAENRHKLHILETSLLVRRMKISPGILLAHARTLAKGTAKYPVTRVEVKSFTIHAGVQAETLHNVILGQLPKRVIIGYVSNKAFNGDRQRNPFNFQNYSLNFLSLYVDGVQVLSKPLQMSFAKDELYVDAYHTLFSGTGIHFLNEGNGIGRQQFA